The following proteins are encoded in a genomic region of Thioclava nitratireducens:
- the yajC gene encoding preprotein translocase subunit YajC — protein MFVTPALAQAAGGASNPAAAFGQFLPLILIFVIMYFLLIRPQQKKAKEHKAMLEALRRGDQVVTQGGILGKVTHLKEDGEVEVEIAQGVKVRVVKSTIVQVLSRTEPAKTSE, from the coding sequence ATGTTCGTGACCCCCGCTCTCGCGCAGGCCGCCGGTGGCGCCAGCAACCCCGCCGCCGCGTTCGGCCAGTTCCTTCCCCTGATCCTGATCTTCGTGATCATGTATTTCCTGCTGATCCGTCCGCAGCAGAAAAAAGCCAAGGAGCACAAGGCGATGCTCGAGGCGCTGCGCCGCGGTGATCAGGTCGTGACCCAGGGCGGTATCCTCGGCAAAGTCACCCATCTTAAAGAAGACGGCGAAGTCGAAGTCGAGATCGCGCAGGGCGTGAAGGTCCGCGTTGTGAAATCGACCATCGTGCAGGTTCTCTCGCGCACCGAACCCGCCAAGACCTCCGAATAA
- the dusA gene encoding tRNA dihydrouridine(20/20a) synthase DusA — protein MKPESKNANKQGILALARAARLSVAPMMDWTDRHCRYFHRQISRNALLYTEMVTAPAVIHGDRERLLGFDDAEHPVALQLGGSDAKELAEAAQVGADFGYDEINLNCGCPSDRVQSGAFGAVLMKTPDLVAECCAAMIAAQPVEVTVKCRIGVDDQDPQEVLPEFIEKVAAAGVTRITIHARKAWLQGLSPKDNREIPPLDYPLVHAMKAAYPQLHLSINGGIKDLAAAEAELAQGLDGVMVGRAAYHQPMEVLGAADQRIWGQGEARDPFDVAQAMIPYIARHLERGGRLHQITRHMLGLFHGKPGARRFRQILSEGATRDGAGVELFESALSAVRERVN, from the coding sequence ATGAAGCCCGAATCGAAAAACGCCAATAAACAAGGGATTTTGGCGCTCGCCCGTGCCGCGCGGCTAAGCGTGGCCCCAATGATGGACTGGACCGACCGCCATTGCCGCTACTTCCACCGTCAGATCAGCCGCAATGCGCTGCTATACACCGAGATGGTGACCGCACCCGCAGTGATTCACGGCGACCGGGAGCGGCTGCTGGGGTTCGACGATGCCGAGCATCCGGTGGCGCTGCAGCTGGGTGGCTCGGATGCCAAGGAACTGGCCGAGGCGGCGCAGGTCGGTGCGGATTTCGGATACGACGAGATCAACCTCAACTGCGGCTGCCCGTCGGATCGCGTGCAGTCCGGGGCCTTCGGCGCCGTCTTGATGAAGACGCCCGATCTGGTGGCGGAGTGCTGCGCCGCGATGATCGCCGCGCAACCGGTTGAAGTCACGGTGAAATGCCGCATCGGGGTGGATGACCAAGACCCGCAGGAAGTGCTGCCGGAATTCATCGAGAAAGTCGCCGCCGCAGGCGTGACCCGGATCACGATCCATGCGCGCAAAGCGTGGCTGCAAGGCCTTTCGCCCAAGGACAACCGTGAGATCCCGCCGCTCGATTACCCGCTCGTCCACGCGATGAAGGCGGCCTATCCGCAGCTTCACCTGTCGATCAATGGCGGTATCAAAGATCTCGCCGCGGCCGAGGCGGAACTCGCGCAAGGGCTCGACGGGGTGATGGTGGGCCGCGCGGCCTATCACCAGCCGATGGAGGTGCTCGGCGCCGCCGATCAGCGCATCTGGGGGCAGGGCGAGGCGCGCGATCCGTTCGATGTGGCGCAGGCGATGATCCCCTATATCGCGCGCCATCTCGAGCGCGGCGGCAGGCTGCACCAGATCACCCGCCACATGCTGGGCCTGTTCCACGGCAAGCCCGGCGCGCGGCGCTTCCGGCAGATTCTCTCGGAAGGCGCGACCCGCGACGGTGCCGGGGTTGAACTTTTCGAGAGTGCGTTGTCAGCGGTACGTGAACGGGTTAACTGA
- a CDS encoding type I restriction endonuclease subunit R: MAWLSESDLEDAMMEKLAGLGYVTASGAEISPEKRDPERRSFHEAILRKVFEKAVRRLNPELPDGAVQEVIARVHDEKFVGDLMAENRRLHGLITDGVPVTYVHGGEERHDRARLVDWEDQENAWHAFNQVDMVGRKPRIPDVVLYLNGLPLIVVELKGTEGADLEAAFNQVETYKSDIPNLFRTSLFSVISDGINARYGTLSAGFDRFMRWRTIDGDTIMPENEALALNTLTDGLLQRPVVLEMLRWFTVFEDEGKGPIKKAAGYHQYHAVRKAMASILSARGDDGKGGVIWHTQGSGKSLLMTFLAGRAMHLSELENPTLLVLTDRNDLDSQLFATFGRCRDLLGEDPVQADSIDDLKDLLNREVGGIVFSTIQKFRPERGKEFPELTDRSNVIVMVDEAHRTQYGFEAKIDRKTGEMRHGLAHHLRSALPNAVYVAFTGTPVELVGANTRSVFGDYIDIYDIAQAVADGATVPIFYEGRVARVEIADEFRESLDEEFDEATEGLAETEAGEAARKWSQVEKLVGAGPRLDVVVADILAHFDARLEAIDGKAMIVCMSRRICVEVYERIVAARPDWHSEDDETGAVKVVMTGNATDPQPFQPHIRSKSKLEALRKRYKDTQDPLKLVIVRDMWLTGFDAPCMHTLYVDKPMKGHGLMQAIARVNRVFAGKPAGLVVDYIGLAADLKKALAHYSQGDQAQTGIDEREAVAAFMSALDVARALFHGFDYAGVLGGSASERLSILPAATDHILRHAREEADEGTKEFGKRYFDAVAALAKAFKLASGAPEAKSHAEEVAFFLAVRAALQKFDVTGGSSGRGSSDFAIEQLLNRAVASTEVVDILEACGFDRPDISVLSEAFLAEIQGMKHKNLAVEALKKLLNGEIAARTRGNVVQNQKFSERLTDAIARYHNRSVDALQVIQELIGLAHELKAQPNDDLSEAERSFYDALAQNESAVEVLKNEQLKVIAAELVRSVRENSGVDWWQREDVRAKMRVSVKRILRKYGYPPDLQAEAVQLVLKQAEALAQNT, translated from the coding sequence ATGGCGTGGCTCTCGGAAAGCGATCTCGAAGACGCGATGATGGAGAAGCTGGCGGGCCTGGGCTATGTCACTGCCTCCGGCGCCGAAATTTCGCCCGAAAAACGAGATCCGGAGCGTCGAAGCTTTCACGAAGCGATCCTGCGTAAGGTGTTCGAGAAAGCCGTGCGACGTTTGAACCCGGAGTTGCCGGACGGTGCGGTTCAAGAGGTCATTGCGCGCGTGCATGACGAGAAGTTCGTTGGTGATCTCATGGCAGAGAACCGACGTCTCCACGGGCTGATTACCGATGGCGTGCCGGTCACCTACGTTCACGGGGGAGAAGAGCGTCATGATCGTGCTCGTCTGGTGGACTGGGAGGATCAGGAAAACGCTTGGCACGCTTTCAACCAGGTCGACATGGTCGGACGAAAGCCGCGCATCCCTGATGTTGTCCTTTATCTCAACGGTCTGCCGTTGATCGTAGTTGAGTTGAAAGGAACAGAAGGGGCTGACCTTGAGGCCGCCTTCAATCAGGTCGAAACCTACAAGTCGGACATTCCAAACCTGTTCCGGACATCGCTTTTCTCGGTGATTTCGGATGGTATAAATGCGCGCTACGGCACGCTCTCTGCTGGGTTTGATCGCTTCATGCGGTGGCGCACGATTGATGGTGATACCATCATGCCAGAGAACGAGGCGCTCGCGCTCAATACCTTGACGGATGGGTTGTTGCAGCGGCCGGTGGTGCTGGAAATGCTGCGCTGGTTCACCGTCTTCGAGGATGAGGGCAAAGGGCCGATAAAGAAGGCCGCAGGCTATCACCAGTATCATGCCGTGCGAAAGGCGATGGCGTCGATCCTCTCTGCGCGCGGAGACGATGGAAAGGGTGGGGTCATCTGGCACACGCAAGGTTCGGGAAAGTCACTCCTGATGACCTTTCTTGCCGGGCGCGCCATGCATCTGTCCGAGCTCGAGAACCCAACCCTTCTCGTTCTGACGGATCGCAATGACCTTGATAGTCAGCTTTTCGCGACGTTCGGTCGTTGCCGCGATCTGCTCGGCGAGGATCCAGTTCAGGCCGACAGCATCGACGATCTGAAAGATCTTCTGAACCGCGAGGTCGGCGGGATCGTCTTTTCGACGATTCAGAAGTTCCGTCCTGAGCGTGGAAAGGAATTCCCTGAGCTGACCGACCGTTCGAACGTCATCGTTATGGTCGATGAGGCGCATCGCACGCAATACGGGTTCGAAGCCAAGATCGATCGCAAGACAGGCGAGATGCGTCATGGTTTGGCTCATCACCTGCGGTCTGCCTTGCCGAACGCGGTCTACGTTGCTTTCACGGGCACACCCGTCGAGTTGGTTGGTGCTAATACGCGGTCCGTCTTTGGCGACTACATTGATATCTATGACATCGCACAGGCAGTTGCGGATGGCGCGACAGTCCCGATTTTCTATGAAGGTCGCGTTGCGCGCGTCGAAATAGCGGATGAATTTCGCGAAAGCCTTGACGAGGAGTTCGACGAGGCGACCGAAGGCTTGGCCGAGACCGAGGCTGGAGAAGCCGCACGCAAGTGGTCTCAGGTTGAAAAGCTGGTCGGGGCGGGGCCGCGTCTCGATGTGGTCGTCGCCGATATACTCGCGCATTTCGACGCTCGGCTTGAGGCCATCGACGGCAAGGCAATGATCGTCTGCATGAGCCGCAGAATTTGCGTAGAGGTTTACGAACGTATCGTCGCAGCGCGCCCCGATTGGCACAGCGAAGACGACGAAACCGGCGCTGTGAAGGTTGTGATGACCGGGAACGCGACCGATCCTCAGCCTTTTCAACCGCATATCCGCAGTAAATCGAAACTCGAAGCCCTGCGCAAACGCTACAAGGATACCCAGGATCCGCTAAAGCTCGTGATTGTGCGCGACATGTGGCTGACCGGCTTTGACGCGCCCTGCATGCATACGCTCTACGTCGACAAGCCGATGAAGGGACACGGGTTGATGCAGGCCATCGCACGGGTAAACCGTGTGTTTGCAGGCAAGCCCGCCGGGCTCGTCGTCGACTATATCGGTTTGGCTGCCGACCTGAAGAAAGCCTTGGCCCATTACTCGCAGGGAGACCAGGCGCAAACGGGTATCGACGAACGCGAGGCTGTCGCGGCTTTCATGAGCGCGTTGGATGTCGCGCGCGCGCTCTTTCATGGTTTCGATTACGCGGGCGTGCTCGGCGGTTCGGCAAGTGAGCGGCTCAGTATCCTGCCAGCGGCGACCGATCATATTTTGCGCCACGCACGCGAAGAGGCCGATGAAGGGACCAAGGAGTTCGGCAAGCGCTATTTCGACGCCGTTGCAGCGCTCGCCAAAGCCTTCAAGCTCGCCTCGGGGGCCCCTGAGGCAAAGTCCCACGCGGAAGAGGTGGCATTCTTCCTCGCTGTGCGCGCGGCGCTTCAGAAATTCGATGTCACCGGTGGCTCGAGCGGCCGCGGCTCGTCGGATTTCGCGATAGAACAGCTCCTCAACCGCGCAGTTGCTTCGACCGAAGTCGTCGACATTCTCGAAGCTTGCGGTTTTGACCGTCCCGATATCAGCGTTCTTTCCGAAGCGTTCCTGGCCGAAATCCAAGGGATGAAGCACAAAAACCTTGCCGTCGAGGCGTTGAAGAAGCTTCTGAATGGAGAAATCGCGGCGCGGACCCGTGGTAATGTCGTGCAGAACCAGAAGTTCTCGGAGCGGCTGACCGATGCGATTGCGCGCTATCATAACCGCAGCGTCGATGCCTTGCAGGTCATCCAGGAACTCATCGGTTTGGCGCATGAGCTCAAGGCGCAACCGAATGATGATCTGTCGGAGGCCGAGCGCAGCTTCTACGACGCACTCGCTCAGAATGAGAGTGCAGTCGAAGTTTTGAAGAACGAGCAGCTGAAGGTCATCGCTGCCGAGTTGGTTCGGTCCGTGCGCGAAAATTCTGGCGTCGACTGGTGGCAACGGGAAGATGTGCGCGCCAAGATGCGGGTGTCTGTGAAGCGCATTCTTCGCAAATACGGGTATCCGCCTGACTTGCAGGCCGAGGCCGTCCAATTGGTCCTGAAGCAAGCCGAAGCGTTGGCGCAGAACACTTAG
- the mazG gene encoding nucleoside triphosphate pyrophosphohydrolase, with amino-acid sequence MAKPDDALIFDDTGDAAHQFTRLTAIMECLRDPETGCPWDLEQDFASIAPYTIEEAHEVADAIAREAWAELPGELGDLALQVVYHAQMASEDGRFDISDVLRAINAKMVARHPHVFGSESREKSAEQQTADWEAIKAAERKAAGKSERVGVLDGVALGLPALTRAIKLQNRAARVGFDWPSTDEVLDKIVEEARELEEARDELGPEELAEEYGDLLFVMVNLGRHLGLDPEASLRAANLKFTNRFNHIERELEARGKAPKDSDLAEMDALWNDAKARKIK; translated from the coding sequence ATGGCCAAACCCGACGATGCCCTGATCTTTGACGATACGGGAGACGCCGCGCATCAGTTCACCCGGCTGACCGCGATCATGGAATGCCTGCGCGATCCCGAGACCGGCTGCCCGTGGGATCTGGAGCAGGATTTTGCCTCCATCGCGCCCTACACGATCGAGGAAGCCCATGAAGTCGCCGATGCGATCGCGCGCGAGGCTTGGGCGGAATTGCCCGGAGAGCTGGGCGATCTCGCGCTGCAGGTGGTCTATCACGCGCAGATGGCGTCCGAGGACGGGCGTTTCGACATCTCCGATGTGCTGCGCGCGATCAACGCCAAGATGGTGGCACGCCATCCGCATGTCTTCGGGTCGGAGAGCCGCGAGAAATCCGCCGAACAACAGACCGCCGATTGGGAAGCGATCAAGGCGGCCGAGCGCAAGGCTGCAGGCAAATCCGAGCGTGTCGGTGTTCTGGACGGGGTCGCCTTGGGTCTGCCCGCGCTGACGCGTGCGATCAAGCTGCAGAACCGCGCGGCCCGTGTTGGGTTCGACTGGCCTTCGACCGACGAGGTTCTGGACAAGATCGTCGAGGAGGCGCGCGAGTTGGAAGAGGCGCGCGACGAATTGGGGCCGGAGGAACTGGCCGAGGAATATGGCGATCTGCTGTTCGTGATGGTCAATCTGGGGCGGCATCTGGGGCTGGACCCGGAGGCGTCCCTGCGCGCGGCCAATCTGAAATTCACCAATCGGTTCAATCATATCGAGCGCGAACTTGAAGCGCGTGGGAAAGCGCCCAAGGACAGCGATCTGGCCGAGATGGATGCGCTCTGGAACGACGCTAAGGCGCGCAAGATCAAGTGA
- a CDS encoding M20 aminoacylase family protein: MPVLNRIADLGPQMTEWRHWLHRHPELRFALHETSAYVAARLREIGVDEIHEGIAETGIVALIRGQGAGPTVGLRADMDALPITEETHADYASETPGKMHACGHDGHTAMLLGAAAYLAETRKFAGTVALIFQPAEEDGGGAEAMVEDGVMERFYISRVYAIHNAPGLPFGHFYTTPGPYLASVDEVRVTVTGRGGHAATPQGCIDPIPALSAIVSSLQTVVARNVGAGDALVISVTQIHAGTALNIIPESGFLTATIRCFEPEIRDLAEKRIHEICEGIAAAHGVSVEIEYERGYPPTVNDPDETGFAAEVASEIAGPERVVTDAPREMGAEDFAYMLAARPGAYLFMGTGEGAGLHHPRFDFNDEAAPVGASLLARLAERALPLA; encoded by the coding sequence ATGCCCGTTCTCAACCGTATCGCCGATCTCGGCCCGCAAATGACCGAATGGCGGCACTGGCTGCATCGCCATCCCGAGCTGCGCTTCGCGCTGCACGAAACCTCGGCCTATGTCGCGGCCCGGCTGCGTGAGATCGGGGTGGACGAGATCCATGAGGGCATCGCCGAGACCGGTATTGTGGCGCTGATAAGGGGGCAGGGCGCGGGCCCGACCGTGGGCCTGCGGGCCGACATGGACGCTCTGCCGATCACCGAGGAAACCCATGCGGACTATGCCTCGGAAACCCCAGGCAAGATGCATGCCTGCGGGCATGACGGGCATACGGCGATGCTTCTGGGCGCGGCAGCCTATCTCGCCGAGACCCGAAAATTCGCCGGGACCGTCGCGCTGATTTTCCAGCCCGCCGAGGAAGACGGCGGCGGCGCCGAGGCGATGGTCGAGGACGGCGTGATGGAGCGCTTCTACATCTCGCGCGTCTACGCGATCCACAATGCGCCGGGGCTGCCTTTCGGGCATTTCTACACCACGCCCGGTCCCTATCTTGCGTCGGTCGACGAGGTCCGCGTGACGGTGACGGGGCGCGGCGGCCATGCGGCGACACCGCAGGGTTGCATCGATCCGATCCCGGCGCTCTCGGCGATCGTCTCCTCGCTGCAGACGGTGGTCGCGCGCAACGTGGGCGCGGGAGATGCGCTCGTTATCTCGGTAACGCAGATCCACGCGGGCACCGCGCTCAACATCATCCCCGAAAGCGGCTTTCTCACTGCGACGATTCGCTGCTTCGAGCCGGAAATCCGCGATCTGGCCGAGAAACGGATCCACGAGATCTGCGAAGGTATCGCGGCGGCGCACGGTGTCAGCGTCGAGATCGAATACGAACGTGGCTATCCGCCCACCGTGAACGACCCTGACGAGACCGGCTTCGCCGCGGAGGTCGCAAGTGAAATCGCGGGCCCCGAGCGCGTGGTCACCGATGCTCCGCGTGAAATGGGCGCCGAGGATTTCGCCTATATGCTGGCCGCGCGGCCCGGCGCCTATCTGTTCATGGGCACCGGCGAGGGGGCGGGGCTCCACCATCCGCGCTTCGATTTCAACGACGAGGCGGCGCCGGTGGGCGCATCGCTGCTCGCACGTCTGGCCGAGCGCGCCTTGCCGCTGGCCTGA
- a CDS encoding IS3 family transposase (programmed frameshift), whose translation MRKSRFTEAQIIGMIKEQEAGMPTADVCRRHGLSPATFYKFKAKYGGMELSEAARLKALEDENAKLKRLLADTMLDNVVLKDLPGKELTTLTRRREAALRAMRDHDISQRRACQLVGVDPKTVRRTRPPDCPEIREEMKEIAGKRRRFGYRRIGILLERKGMTMNHKKLYRLYREEGLSVKRRRGRKRARGSRTPMPAAAHPNARWSLDFLADSFGASRKFRILAVIDDCCRENLCLVADTSISGKRVARELDALVRIYGKPACIVSDNGTEFTSRAILRWADQNAIPWHYIDPGKPQQNAFIESFNGSLRDELLNEEIFDTLDDARRKLALWRYDYNAVRPHSSLGNQTPLEARRTLEQFEGSAPGALAHNNRSDYQSQTCRLSL comes from the exons ATGCGAAAAAGCCGTTTCACCGAGGCGCAGATTATTGGGATGATCAAGGAGCAGGAGGCAGGCATGCCGACAGCTGATGTGTGCCGCAGGCATGGCCTCAGCCCGGCGACCTTTTACAAGTTCAAGGCCAAGTATGGTGGCATGGAGCTCTCCGAGGCAGCCAGGCTGAAGGCGCTCGAAGACGAAAACGCCAAGCTCAAACGTCTGTTGGCCGACACCATGCTCGACAACGTGGTTCTGAAGGATCTGC CTGGGAAAGAACTGACGACATTGACCAGGCGGCGAGAGGCGGCGCTCAGGGCGATGCGGGATCATGACATCTCGCAGCGTCGGGCCTGCCAGCTTGTCGGTGTCGACCCCAAGACGGTCCGGCGCACACGCCCGCCGGACTGCCCCGAGATCCGCGAGGAGATGAAGGAGATCGCCGGGAAGCGGCGCCGGTTTGGCTATCGCCGGATCGGCATCCTGCTTGAGCGCAAGGGCATGACCATGAACCACAAGAAGCTGTATCGGCTCTATCGCGAGGAAGGGCTATCGGTGAAGCGACGGCGTGGACGCAAGCGGGCTCGCGGGTCACGCACGCCGATGCCTGCGGCGGCGCATCCCAATGCGCGCTGGTCGCTCGACTTCCTGGCGGACAGCTTCGGCGCCTCGCGCAAGTTCCGTATTTTGGCCGTGATCGACGATTGTTGCAGAGAGAACCTGTGCCTGGTCGCCGATACCAGTATATCGGGCAAGCGTGTTGCCCGTGAACTCGATGCGCTGGTGCGGATCTACGGAAAGCCTGCTTGCATTGTCAGCGACAACGGGACGGAGTTCACCAGCCGGGCCATCCTGAGATGGGCCGACCAGAACGCCATTCCCTGGCACTACATCGACCCCGGCAAGCCGCAGCAGAACGCGTTCATCGAGTCCTTCAACGGAAGCCTGCGCGACGAATTATTAAACGAGGAGATCTTCGACACACTGGACGATGCCCGGCGCAAGTTGGCGCTCTGGCGCTACGACTACAACGCCGTCAGACCGCACTCGTCTCTGGGAAACCAGACGCCGCTCGAAGCGCGCCGGACGCTTGAGCAATTTGAGGGCTCCGCGCCCGGCGCGCTTGCCCACAACAACCGATCCGACTACCAATCTCAAACCTGCAGACTCTCGTTATGA
- a CDS encoding helix-turn-helix domain-containing protein — protein MLTIEQVARHYGLSNSTVARRIKSGDLHASRVNRSLRLTWEDVWACERGPIPKGESRERYRTPLKTKPELAHACGFGVRTIERWIEDGLPTRCVFGSVRINPHDAKEWLAHRHGFEFEWDCDDELEA, from the coding sequence ATGCTGACGATCGAGCAAGTCGCCCGTCACTACGGATTGTCAAATTCCACGGTAGCCCGCCGTATCAAATCCGGTGACCTTCATGCGAGCCGGGTCAATCGTTCGCTTCGTTTGACCTGGGAGGACGTCTGGGCCTGCGAACGCGGCCCCATCCCTAAAGGCGAGTCGCGAGAACGCTATCGAACCCCCTTGAAGACAAAACCTGAGCTGGCACACGCGTGCGGTTTTGGAGTCCGCACGATTGAACGCTGGATTGAGGACGGTCTTCCAACGCGTTGTGTGTTTGGATCCGTCCGAATAAATCCGCACGACGCAAAGGAATGGCTCGCTCATCGGCATGGCTTCGAGTTCGAATGGGATTGCGACGATGAACTCGAAGCATGA
- a CDS encoding GNAT family N-acetyltransferase, with protein MSDVSVRMAEDPGDFEVAQKLCREWLDWHWRHYPSDWPRGADNPMDPMKFEAIVQRLPTLHERPGGGIIIGSVDGQAVGCVMYREAAKEAGLAEFNRMFVSESGRGHGLGQKMLEHMFEQLIADGYRKVFFSSANWLTHARAMYEAAGFSDIPHPTGFPDKWRNHVYFMERTLI; from the coding sequence ATGTCGGATGTTTCGGTTCGGATGGCAGAAGATCCTGGTGATTTCGAAGTTGCCCAGAAGTTGTGCCGGGAATGGCTGGATTGGCATTGGCGCCACTACCCGAGCGATTGGCCGCGCGGGGCCGACAACCCGATGGACCCCATGAAATTCGAGGCGATTGTGCAGAGATTGCCAACGCTCCATGAGCGGCCCGGTGGCGGCATCATCATCGGGTCGGTGGATGGGCAAGCCGTTGGGTGCGTGATGTATCGTGAAGCGGCAAAGGAAGCAGGCCTCGCAGAGTTCAATCGAATGTTCGTGAGCGAGAGCGGCCGGGGCCACGGACTTGGGCAGAAGATGCTGGAGCACATGTTTGAGCAGCTAATAGCAGACGGCTACCGCAAGGTATTTTTTTCCTCTGCAAATTGGCTGACTCACGCGAGAGCGATGTATGAAGCGGCCGGCTTCTCGGATATTCCGCATCCCACGGGTTTTCCGGACAAATGGCGAAACCATGTCTACTTCATGGAGCGCACCCTCATTTAG
- a CDS encoding sulfite exporter TauE/SafE family protein yields MPDFATLAPLVLILMAVGAFAGVLAGLLGVGGGIVLVPAFFYLFSGLGYGSSDLMQVCVATSLATIIVTSIRSVMAHNRKGAVDWDILKQWVVPIAIGAIIGVLVVHQLRSSTMQIIFAVMVLLIACYMMFGKQSWRISDGLPGGIFRAWFGPLMGFLSVLLGIGGGSIGTPMQTLHGIPIHRAVATSAGFGVTIALPSAIGFLLTPVPDAPPYSIGAVNIPAFLIVIAMTTLTAPLGAALAHKLDPRKLKRVFAGFLMLVALNMLRKAFL; encoded by the coding sequence ATGCCCGATTTCGCTACGCTCGCGCCGCTCGTCCTGATCCTGATGGCAGTGGGGGCGTTCGCAGGCGTTCTGGCGGGGCTTCTGGGCGTCGGCGGCGGGATCGTCCTCGTGCCCGCGTTCTTCTATCTTTTCAGCGGGTTGGGCTACGGGTCGAGCGATCTTATGCAAGTCTGCGTCGCAACCTCTCTGGCCACGATCATCGTGACCTCGATCCGCTCGGTCATGGCCCATAACCGCAAGGGCGCGGTCGACTGGGACATCCTCAAGCAATGGGTCGTCCCAATCGCCATCGGTGCGATCATCGGGGTGCTGGTGGTGCATCAACTGCGCTCTTCGACCATGCAGATCATCTTCGCGGTCATGGTGCTGCTGATCGCCTGCTACATGATGTTCGGGAAACAGAGCTGGCGGATTTCGGACGGGCTGCCGGGTGGCATCTTCCGCGCGTGGTTCGGCCCGCTGATGGGGTTCCTCTCGGTGCTTCTGGGCATCGGGGGCGGGTCGATCGGTACGCCGATGCAGACGCTGCATGGCATCCCGATCCACCGCGCGGTCGCAACCTCGGCAGGCTTCGGCGTGACCATCGCGCTGCCCTCGGCGATCGGCTTCCTGCTGACCCCGGTCCCCGACGCGCCGCCTTACTCGATCGGCGCGGTCAACATCCCCGCCTTCCTGATCGTTATCGCGATGACCACGCTCACCGCCCCCCTGGGCGCAGCGCTGGCGCATAAGCTCGATCCCAGGAAGCTCAAGCGTGTCTTCGCGGGTTTTCTTATGCTCGTCGCGCTGAACATGCTGCGCAAAGCGTTCCTCTAA